In one Bacillus thuringiensis genomic region, the following are encoded:
- the relA gene encoding GTP diphosphokinase → MANEQVLTAEQVLEKASQYLADEDIELVARAYEYARDAHSEQYRKSGEPYIIHPIQVAGILVDLHMDPATVSAGFLHDVVEDTEITLEDIEREFNKEIAMLVDGVTKLGKIKYKSHEQQQAENHRKMFIAMAQDIRVILIKLADRLHNMRTLKHLPQEKQRRIANETLEIFAPLAHRLGISTIKWELEDTSLRYLNPQQYYRIVNLMKRKRAEREEYLEEVMTGIREKLDEVAIQPEISGRPKHIYSIYRKMALQNKQFNEIYDLLAVRVVVNSIKDCYAVLGIIHTCWKPMPGRFKDYIAMPKANLYQSLHTTVIGPKGDPLEVQIRTKEMHEIAEFGIAAHWAYKEGKTAETTGTLEKKLTWFRQILEWQNEASNAEEFMESLKIDLFSDMVFVFTPKGDVMELPLGSVPIDFAYRVHSEIGNKTIGAKVNGKMVTLDYKLKTGDIIEILTSKHSYGPSQDWVKLAQTSHAKNKIRQFFKKQRRDENIEKGRELVEKEVRGLEYEMKEVLAPDNLKRVAEKFNFANEEDMFAAVGYSGITASQIVTRLTDKFRKQREEEEIVEVKEVRKPMKIRKWDSGVKVSGADNLLIRLSKCCNPVPGDDIVGYITKGRGVSIHRRDCVNVHTEEAVERLLEVEWEGSPEKEIEYNVDIEISGYDRRGLLNEVLQAVTETKTYISAVSGRSDRNKMATINMSISIRNLQHLKKVVERIKRVPEIYAVRRMMH, encoded by the coding sequence ATGGCAAATGAGCAGGTACTAACAGCTGAACAGGTACTCGAGAAAGCAAGTCAATATTTAGCGGATGAAGATATTGAGCTAGTGGCACGTGCCTATGAATATGCACGTGATGCGCATAGCGAACAATATAGAAAATCGGGTGAACCGTATATTATTCATCCGATTCAAGTTGCAGGTATTTTAGTTGATTTACACATGGATCCAGCTACGGTATCAGCAGGTTTCTTACATGATGTAGTGGAAGATACAGAGATTACGTTAGAAGATATTGAACGGGAATTTAACAAAGAAATTGCTATGCTTGTTGATGGTGTTACAAAGCTTGGGAAGATTAAATATAAATCTCACGAACAACAACAAGCAGAAAACCATCGCAAAATGTTTATTGCAATGGCTCAAGATATTCGAGTTATTTTAATTAAACTAGCTGATCGTCTTCATAACATGCGTACATTGAAACATTTGCCTCAAGAGAAGCAGCGTCGCATAGCGAATGAAACGTTAGAAATCTTTGCACCTTTAGCACATAGACTCGGAATTAGTACTATTAAGTGGGAGCTAGAGGATACGTCACTTCGCTATTTAAATCCACAACAATATTATCGTATTGTAAATTTAATGAAGCGTAAACGTGCAGAACGTGAAGAATATTTAGAGGAAGTAATGACTGGTATTCGTGAGAAATTAGACGAAGTTGCGATACAACCTGAGATTTCTGGAAGACCGAAACATATTTACAGTATTTATCGTAAAATGGCACTGCAAAATAAGCAGTTCAATGAAATTTACGATTTATTAGCTGTACGTGTCGTTGTAAATAGTATTAAAGATTGTTATGCGGTGCTTGGAATTATTCATACGTGCTGGAAGCCGATGCCAGGTCGTTTTAAAGATTATATTGCAATGCCAAAAGCAAATCTATATCAATCTCTTCATACGACTGTAATTGGACCGAAAGGTGATCCACTTGAAGTGCAAATTCGAACGAAAGAAATGCACGAAATTGCAGAATTCGGGATCGCGGCACACTGGGCGTACAAAGAAGGAAAAACAGCAGAAACAACAGGTACATTAGAGAAGAAACTCACATGGTTCCGTCAAATATTAGAATGGCAAAATGAAGCTTCTAATGCAGAAGAATTTATGGAGTCATTAAAAATTGATTTATTCTCTGACATGGTGTTCGTCTTTACACCGAAAGGCGATGTAATGGAATTACCACTTGGATCGGTTCCGATTGATTTCGCGTATCGTGTCCATTCGGAAATTGGGAATAAAACAATTGGTGCAAAAGTAAACGGGAAAATGGTGACGCTGGATTATAAATTAAAAACAGGCGACATCATTGAAATTTTAACGTCGAAACATTCATATGGCCCAAGTCAAGATTGGGTAAAACTTGCTCAAACATCTCATGCGAAAAATAAAATTCGTCAATTCTTTAAGAAACAACGTAGAGACGAAAATATTGAAAAAGGCCGTGAACTTGTTGAAAAGGAAGTACGTGGTCTAGAGTATGAGATGAAAGAAGTATTAGCGCCTGATAACTTAAAACGCGTCGCTGAAAAATTTAACTTTGCAAATGAAGAAGATATGTTTGCAGCAGTTGGATATAGTGGAATTACAGCTTCGCAAATTGTTACGCGACTAACGGACAAGTTCCGCAAACAACGCGAAGAAGAAGAAATTGTTGAAGTTAAAGAAGTTCGTAAACCGATGAAAATTCGAAAATGGGATTCTGGTGTAAAGGTAAGCGGTGCTGATAATTTATTAATCCGTTTATCGAAATGCTGTAACCCAGTTCCAGGTGATGATATCGTTGGGTATATTACGAAAGGTCGAGGTGTATCGATTCACCGCCGTGATTGTGTAAACGTTCATACAGAAGAAGCTGTAGAACGATTATTAGAAGTAGAGTGGGAAGGTAGCCCTGAAAAAGAAATTGAGTATAACGTTGATATTGAAATTTCAGGTTACGATCGCCGTGGTTTATTAAATGAAGTACTGCAAGCTGTTACAGAGACGAAAACGTACATTTCAGCTGTTTCTGGTAGAAGTGACCGTAATAAGATGGCAACAATTAATATGTCAATCTCGATTCGTAACTTACAACACTTGAAAAAAGTAGTAGAACGCATTAAACGCGTTCCAGAAATTTATGCAGTACGACGCATGATGCATTAA
- a CDS encoding adenine phosphoribosyltransferase, whose product MDFKQHIAIVPDYPKEGIVFKDITPLMNDGKAYKAATDAIVEYAKERDIDVVVGPEARGFIIGCPVSYALEVGFAPVRKLGKLPREVITVDYGKEYGKDVLTIHKDAIKPGQRVLITDDLLATGGTIEATIKLVEELGGVVAGIAFLVELTYLDGRKMLDGYDVLVLEKY is encoded by the coding sequence ATGGATTTCAAGCAACATATCGCAATTGTACCGGATTATCCGAAAGAAGGTATTGTGTTTAAAGACATTACACCTTTAATGAATGACGGTAAAGCATACAAAGCAGCAACAGATGCAATCGTTGAGTACGCAAAAGAAAGAGATATCGATGTTGTAGTAGGACCAGAAGCTCGTGGTTTCATTATCGGTTGCCCAGTTTCTTATGCGTTAGAAGTAGGATTTGCACCAGTTCGTAAATTAGGAAAATTACCACGTGAAGTAATTACAGTTGACTACGGTAAAGAATACGGTAAAGATGTTTTAACAATCCATAAAGATGCAATTAAGCCAGGTCAACGCGTATTAATTACAGATGATCTATTAGCTACAGGTGGAACAATCGAAGCGACAATTAAGTTAGTTGAAGAACTTGGCGGAGTTGTAGCAGGGATTGCATTCTTAGTAGAACTTACTTACTTAGATGGTCGTAAAATGTTAGATGGTTACGATGTATTAGTATTAGAAAAATACTAA
- the recJ gene encoding single-stranded-DNA-specific exonuclease RecJ, which translates to MLQPKTRWKEKEYNDERVSELASKLQLSPLVVSLFLGRGLDTEDKILDFLNTENQEFHDPFLLEGMDRTVERVNKAIQNGEQILIFGDYDADGVSSTTVLYLALQELGAKVEFYIPNRFTEGYGPNEEAFRWAHSAGFSLIITVDTGIAAVHEANVAKELGIDLIITDHHEPPPELPEALAIIHPKLEGGVYPFHYLAGVGVAFKVAHALLGRVPEHLLEIAVIGTVADLVSLHGENRLLVKRGLKHMRMTRNIGLKALFKVANVSQSEITEESIGFSIAPRINAVGRLEDAAPAVHLLLSDDPEEAKELAEEIDELNKLRKDIVKQITEEAIAEVENNFPPEENKVLVLAKEGWNPGVIGIVASKLVERFYRPTIVLSIDPIKETAKGSARSIAGFDLFANLSDCRELLPHFGGHPMAAGMTLHMNDVDELRRRLNEQADAILTEEDFIPITAVDVFCKVEDVTLAAIEDMQKLAPFGVGNPKPRIAVKDAELESIRAIGSDGSHLKMALRDGQATLDTIGFGFGAYAKEISPVAKVSVIGEASINEWNNFKKPQLMVQDIAVEAWQLFDWRSMRNAEANLAELPKEKITMVYFSEEVLNKFSLESYKEKLMHASEVTHLDDQYIVLLDLPKGTDELRELFKVGFPERIYTLFYQENNHLFSTVPTREHFKWYYSFLSQKTPFSLRQYGEQLCRHKGWSKDTVNFMTQVFFELEFVTIKDGVIFMADKKQKRDLIESNTYREKMNHLQLEKELVYSTYQQLYTWFETIRNHKEVEQLG; encoded by the coding sequence GTGTTACAACCGAAGACGCGTTGGAAAGAAAAAGAATATAATGACGAGCGAGTGAGTGAATTAGCAAGTAAATTACAGTTATCGCCACTTGTCGTTTCATTATTCCTCGGTAGAGGACTAGATACAGAAGATAAGATTTTAGATTTTTTAAATACAGAAAATCAAGAATTTCATGATCCATTTTTATTAGAAGGAATGGATAGAACGGTAGAACGTGTAAATAAGGCGATTCAAAATGGAGAGCAAATATTAATATTTGGTGATTACGATGCGGACGGAGTAAGTAGTACGACGGTTTTATATCTTGCTCTTCAAGAATTAGGTGCAAAAGTAGAATTTTACATTCCAAATCGTTTTACAGAAGGGTATGGACCGAACGAAGAAGCGTTTCGTTGGGCGCATAGCGCAGGGTTCTCACTGATTATTACGGTCGACACGGGCATCGCAGCAGTACATGAAGCGAATGTAGCGAAGGAGCTTGGAATAGATCTAATTATTACAGATCACCATGAGCCACCGCCAGAATTGCCAGAAGCACTTGCGATTATACATCCGAAATTAGAAGGTGGCGTATATCCGTTTCACTATTTAGCTGGTGTAGGTGTTGCGTTTAAAGTTGCGCATGCATTATTAGGCCGTGTACCAGAACATTTATTAGAGATTGCAGTAATCGGTACAGTAGCCGATTTAGTATCACTTCATGGTGAAAATAGGTTGCTAGTGAAACGTGGTTTAAAACATATGCGTATGACGAGAAATATTGGTTTGAAGGCATTGTTTAAAGTTGCTAACGTTTCGCAAAGTGAAATTACAGAAGAGAGTATTGGCTTCTCAATTGCACCGCGTATTAATGCGGTCGGGCGTTTAGAAGATGCAGCGCCGGCTGTACACCTTTTATTATCAGATGATCCAGAGGAAGCGAAGGAGCTAGCTGAAGAAATTGATGAGCTGAACAAACTGCGAAAAGATATTGTAAAGCAAATTACAGAAGAGGCTATCGCTGAAGTTGAAAATAACTTCCCGCCAGAAGAAAACAAAGTATTAGTACTTGCAAAAGAAGGCTGGAACCCAGGGGTAATTGGAATTGTTGCTTCTAAATTAGTTGAACGTTTTTATCGTCCGACGATTGTATTAAGCATTGATCCTATAAAAGAAACAGCAAAAGGCTCAGCACGTAGTATTGCAGGATTTGATTTGTTTGCAAATTTATCAGATTGTAGAGAGTTATTACCACACTTCGGAGGGCATCCGATGGCAGCGGGAATGACGCTACATATGAATGATGTAGATGAATTACGTCGCCGCTTAAATGAACAAGCAGATGCAATTTTAACAGAAGAAGATTTTATTCCAATTACAGCAGTTGATGTTTTTTGTAAAGTAGAGGATGTAACGCTAGCGGCAATTGAAGATATGCAAAAACTAGCTCCATTTGGTGTTGGAAATCCGAAACCACGTATTGCAGTAAAAGATGCAGAGTTAGAAAGCATTCGCGCAATCGGATCAGATGGCTCTCATTTAAAAATGGCTCTTCGTGATGGACAAGCAACACTGGATACAATTGGATTTGGTTTTGGTGCATATGCGAAAGAAATCTCTCCAGTTGCAAAAGTATCTGTAATAGGAGAAGCGTCCATTAATGAATGGAATAATTTTAAGAAGCCACAACTAATGGTACAAGATATTGCTGTAGAGGCGTGGCAATTATTTGATTGGCGTAGTATGCGTAATGCAGAAGCAAATTTAGCAGAACTTCCGAAAGAAAAAATAACAATGGTGTATTTTTCTGAAGAGGTATTGAATAAATTTTCTTTAGAGAGCTATAAAGAAAAGCTCATGCATGCTTCAGAAGTAACGCATTTAGATGATCAATATATCGTGTTACTTGATTTACCAAAAGGAACAGATGAATTACGTGAGCTATTTAAGGTAGGATTCCCAGAGCGAATTTATACGCTATTTTATCAAGAGAATAACCATTTATTTAGTACAGTTCCGACGAGAGAACACTTTAAATGGTACTATTCTTTCTTAAGCCAAAAAACACCATTTTCTTTAAGACAATATGGAGAACAACTATGTCGTCATAAAGGTTGGTCAAAAGATACAGTAAATTTCATGACACAGGTGTTTTTTGAGTTAGAATTTGTTACAATAAAAGATGGCGTCATTTTTATGGCAGACAAAAAACAAAAGCGTGATTTAATTGAATCGAACACATATCGTGAGAAAATGAACCACTTACAATTAGAAAAAGAATTGGTTTATAGCACATATCAGCAACTATATACATGGTTTGAAACGATTCGTAATCATAAAGAAGTAGAACAGTTAGGGTAA
- a CDS encoding cation diffusion facilitator family transporter, protein MEKDERFKQAEFGAIVGIVGNIILAIVKAVIGYIGNSKALLADAVHSASDVIGSLAVLFGLRAAKQPPDEDHPYGHGKAESISAIIVAVLLFIVGLEIAISSIKAFSQELEPPKGITIFAVVLSIVVKEGMFQYKFRLGKRVNSDAIIANAYEHRSDVFSSIAALIGICAAIIGGKLGIDWLVYADPIAGLVVSLLVVKMAWSIGAEAIHATLDHVLHEEDVIPLREAVLQVDGVKKIGSLYAREHGHYVIVDIKVSVDPYITVEEGHRIGKHVKEILMKQDNVQNVFVHINPYSPN, encoded by the coding sequence ATGGAAAAAGATGAACGTTTTAAACAGGCCGAGTTTGGTGCTATTGTCGGGATCGTTGGTAATATTATATTAGCGATTGTAAAGGCGGTAATTGGTTATATTGGGAACAGTAAAGCACTGTTAGCGGATGCTGTGCATTCTGCATCAGATGTAATTGGTTCGCTAGCTGTACTTTTTGGATTGCGAGCGGCAAAGCAGCCACCTGATGAAGATCATCCGTATGGTCATGGTAAAGCGGAATCGATTTCAGCGATTATTGTTGCGGTATTATTATTTATTGTGGGACTCGAGATAGCGATTTCGTCTATAAAAGCTTTTTCGCAAGAACTAGAACCGCCAAAAGGAATTACGATTTTTGCTGTTGTTCTTTCAATCGTCGTGAAAGAAGGAATGTTTCAATATAAATTCCGATTAGGGAAAAGAGTAAACAGTGATGCAATTATTGCAAATGCATATGAGCACCGTTCGGATGTATTTTCTTCAATTGCAGCTTTAATCGGTATTTGTGCAGCTATAATCGGTGGTAAGCTTGGTATAGACTGGCTTGTATATGCCGATCCGATTGCGGGATTAGTTGTTTCACTTCTTGTTGTAAAAATGGCATGGAGCATTGGAGCGGAAGCAATTCATGCAACGCTTGACCATGTTCTTCATGAGGAGGATGTTATTCCGCTTAGGGAAGCAGTTCTTCAAGTAGATGGTGTGAAAAAAATTGGTTCTTTATATGCACGGGAGCATGGTCATTATGTTATTGTCGATATTAAAGTGTCTGTAGACCCATACATTACCGTAGAAGAAGGACACCGTATTGGAAAACATGTGAAAGAAATACTTATGAAACAAGATAATGTACAAAATGTATTCGTACATATAAATCCGTATTCTCCAAATTAA
- the secDF gene encoding protein translocase subunit SecDF — MAKRGTRIAAFFIIVLLIGGVIGSAGKDIAKGISLGLDLRGGFEILYEVKPAKKGDKIDRDVLVSTVGALENRVNVLGVSEPNIQIEGQDRIRVQLAGVQDQQKAREMLSTQAKLTFRDVDDNLLMDGADLKGGGAKQTFDEQGRASVGLTLKSAEKFREVTEKISKMPPPTNLMVIWLDFEEGKDSYKAESAKPNPKFLSAATVNQVFNQAEVSIVGGNFTVESAKQLSSLLNAGALPVDLKEMYSTSVGAKFGQQALEQTIFASAIGIALIFLFMLVFYRLPGLVAVIMLGLYIFVTLLVFNWMHAVLTLPGIAALVLGVGIAVDANIITYERLKEELKIGKSMMSAFRAGNHRSLATILDANVTTLAAAGVLFVYGNSSVKGFATSLIVSILVGFITNVFGTRFLLGLLVKSRYFDKKPGYFGVKQKDIIPLTKGVVHPPTRFDRINFVNIGHKFLIFSIVVVIAGAIILPIFKLNLGIDFASGTRIDLQSKQAVTVSDVHKDFKELNIDVKEENIVPTGDDNKGFAVRTLGVLSKDEIAKTKTFFHDKYGTDPNVSTVSPTIGKEIARNAFIAVLIASAVIILYVSIRFRFTYALSAVLALLHDAFVMIVMFSIFQLEVDLTFIAAVLTIIGYSINDSIVTFDRNRELYKQKKRVRDIKDLEEIVNASIRQTLGRSINTVLTVLFPVIALLIFGSESLRNFSFALLVGLIVGTYSSVFVASQIWLMLENRRLKKGRNKKKVEKVESEPQV; from the coding sequence ATGGCAAAGCGTGGTACGAGAATTGCTGCCTTTTTCATCATCGTCTTATTAATCGGTGGAGTAATTGGTTCGGCAGGAAAAGACATAGCAAAAGGAATTAGTCTAGGACTAGACCTTCGCGGTGGTTTTGAAATTCTGTATGAAGTAAAACCAGCCAAAAAAGGTGATAAAATCGATCGAGACGTACTTGTAAGTACAGTAGGTGCTCTTGAAAATCGTGTCAATGTTCTCGGTGTAAGTGAGCCGAACATTCAAATCGAAGGGCAAGATCGAATTCGTGTACAGCTTGCTGGTGTACAAGATCAGCAAAAAGCGCGTGAAATGTTATCGACACAAGCGAAATTAACATTCCGTGATGTAGATGACAATCTCCTTATGGATGGAGCGGATTTAAAAGGCGGCGGAGCGAAGCAAACATTTGATGAGCAAGGCCGTGCAAGCGTAGGTCTTACACTAAAAAGCGCTGAAAAATTCCGTGAAGTAACTGAAAAAATTTCAAAAATGCCACCACCAACGAACTTAATGGTAATTTGGCTTGACTTTGAAGAAGGAAAAGATTCGTATAAAGCAGAATCTGCAAAACCGAATCCGAAGTTCTTATCAGCAGCAACAGTAAACCAAGTATTTAACCAAGCTGAAGTATCTATCGTAGGTGGAAACTTCACAGTTGAAAGTGCGAAACAACTTTCATCTTTATTAAATGCAGGTGCACTTCCTGTTGATTTAAAAGAAATGTATTCAACATCTGTTGGAGCGAAATTTGGTCAACAAGCGTTAGAGCAAACGATTTTCGCTAGTGCGATTGGTATCGCTCTTATTTTCTTATTTATGCTTGTATTCTACCGTTTACCAGGACTTGTAGCGGTTATTATGTTAGGTTTATACATTTTCGTTACATTACTTGTCTTTAACTGGATGCATGCAGTTCTTACGTTGCCAGGTATTGCAGCGTTAGTGCTCGGAGTAGGTATCGCAGTTGATGCGAATATTATTACGTACGAGAGACTGAAAGAAGAGCTGAAAATTGGTAAGTCCATGATGTCGGCATTCCGCGCTGGTAACCATCGTTCATTAGCAACAATTTTAGATGCAAACGTTACAACACTTGCAGCAGCTGGTGTGTTATTCGTGTATGGTAATAGCTCTGTAAAAGGATTCGCAACAAGTTTAATCGTAAGTATTTTAGTTGGTTTTATTACGAACGTATTCGGTACTCGTTTCTTATTAGGTTTACTTGTAAAGAGCCGTTACTTTGATAAAAAACCAGGATATTTTGGTGTGAAACAAAAGGATATTATTCCATTAACAAAAGGTGTAGTACATCCACCGACAAGATTTGATCGTATTAACTTCGTAAATATCGGTCATAAATTCCTTATTTTCTCGATTGTAGTTGTAATTGCAGGAGCAATTATTTTACCAATTTTCAAATTGAATCTTGGTATTGACTTTGCGAGTGGTACACGTATCGACTTGCAATCAAAACAAGCCGTTACTGTGTCTGATGTTCATAAAGATTTTAAAGAATTGAACATTGATGTGAAGGAAGAAAATATTGTACCGACTGGAGATGACAATAAAGGTTTCGCAGTTCGTACATTAGGTGTTTTATCAAAAGATGAAATTGCGAAAACAAAAACATTCTTCCACGATAAATATGGTACAGATCCAAACGTAAGTACAGTTTCACCGACAATCGGTAAAGAAATTGCACGAAATGCATTTATCGCTGTACTGATTGCTTCTGCGGTTATCATTTTATACGTAAGTATTCGTTTCCGATTTACGTATGCGTTATCTGCAGTACTTGCATTATTACATGACGCATTCGTTATGATTGTTATGTTTAGTATTTTCCAACTAGAGGTAGACTTGACGTTTATCGCTGCAGTATTAACAATCATCGGTTATTCTATTAATGACTCGATTGTTACATTTGATAGAAACCGTGAATTATACAAACAGAAAAAACGAGTGCGCGATATAAAAGACCTAGAAGAAATTGTAAATGCAAGTATTCGCCAAACGCTTGGTCGTTCGATTAACACCGTATTAACAGTGTTATTCCCAGTAATTGCACTGCTTATCTTCGGTAGTGAGTCACTACGTAACTTCTCGTTTGCGTTACTTGTTGGATTAATTGTAGGTACGTACTCTTCTGTTTTCGTTGCCTCTCAAATTTGGTTAATGCTTGAAAACCGTCGTTTGAAAAAGGGAAGAAACAAGAAGAAGGTTGAGAAAGTAGAATCTGAACCGCAAGTATAG
- a CDS encoding post-transcriptional regulator, which translates to MLDREALVESYRGQLQVVLESKVEEFQMFGYDRVTDDDIWKFLKVKKWKKIDSDVRLYELVNDVLTVTANEYMTYLTVEAYQAPLWSFDEYENK; encoded by the coding sequence ATGTTAGATAGAGAGGCTTTGGTAGAATCATACCGCGGACAGTTACAAGTCGTTTTAGAAAGTAAAGTAGAAGAGTTTCAAATGTTCGGTTACGACCGAGTGACAGATGATGATATTTGGAAGTTTCTTAAAGTGAAAAAGTGGAAGAAGATAGACAGCGATGTTAGATTGTATGAATTAGTTAATGACGTATTAACAGTAACAGCTAATGAATATATGACATATTTAACTGTTGAAGCTTACCAAGCGCCACTTTGGTCATTTGATGAGTACGAAAATAAATAA
- the spoVB gene encoding stage V sporulation protein B has product MTRQSFLKGAFILMIAGFITKILGFINRIVMARILGEEGVGLYMMAVPTFILAITLTQIGLPVAIAKFVAEAEAVNDKQRVKKILTVSLAVTSVISIILTIGIMFLTPILAKTLLTDERTYYPLMAILPVVPVIAVSSVLRGYFQGKQNMKPSAYAQVLEQVVRITIIAICIQLFLPYGIEYAAAGAMLSAVLGEVASLLFLLTLFQREKHLSIRSEFFTTVKESKGTFYSLMDIALPTTGSRLIGSVSYFFEPIVVMQSLAIAGVAASVATQQYGILNGYAFPLLSLPAFITYALSTALVPSISEAMAKRQHKLVEHRLQQALRISLITGGWSVVILYVFASPVLTLMYGSDSATAFIQLLAPCFLFHYFQSPLTSVLQALNLARAAMMNTFIGAIVKLIVIFVLASRPEFQMMGVALAIAANIVTVTFLHYATVLKKITFTIYAKDYIFGGLAIGIAGAFGFYLHKYIIFSHSLGIQTLWEITLTTIVYIVLLFTFKLIRKEELSRLPIIRKLSFLK; this is encoded by the coding sequence ATGACGAGACAAAGCTTTTTAAAAGGCGCATTTATTTTAATGATAGCCGGCTTTATTACAAAAATACTCGGCTTTATCAACCGCATAGTAATGGCACGTATTTTAGGAGAAGAAGGCGTTGGTCTTTATATGATGGCCGTTCCTACATTCATTTTAGCAATTACATTGACACAAATTGGTCTTCCTGTCGCCATCGCAAAATTTGTAGCAGAAGCGGAAGCTGTGAACGATAAACAAAGAGTTAAAAAAATATTAACCGTATCACTAGCTGTTACATCCGTTATTAGTATCATTTTAACAATCGGAATTATGTTCCTCACACCTATTTTAGCAAAAACATTATTAACCGACGAAAGAACGTACTATCCATTAATGGCCATTTTGCCCGTTGTTCCCGTTATTGCTGTTTCTTCTGTTTTGCGTGGTTACTTTCAAGGGAAACAAAACATGAAACCTAGCGCTTATGCGCAAGTTCTAGAACAAGTCGTCCGCATTACCATTATCGCTATATGCATCCAATTATTTTTACCTTACGGCATAGAATACGCTGCAGCCGGCGCTATGTTATCAGCTGTTCTCGGTGAAGTTGCATCGTTATTATTTTTACTCACGTTATTTCAGCGAGAAAAACATTTATCAATACGTTCTGAATTTTTCACTACTGTAAAAGAAAGCAAAGGGACATTTTATTCTCTGATGGATATTGCCCTTCCAACTACAGGAAGTCGTTTAATCGGTTCCGTTTCATATTTTTTTGAACCTATTGTCGTTATGCAAAGTTTAGCAATCGCTGGTGTCGCTGCCTCTGTTGCAACCCAGCAATACGGTATATTAAACGGTTATGCATTCCCACTCCTATCACTACCCGCCTTTATTACATACGCTCTCTCTACAGCGCTCGTTCCTTCTATTAGTGAGGCAATGGCAAAAAGACAACATAAATTAGTAGAGCACCGTTTACAACAAGCACTTCGAATTTCATTAATTACCGGCGGATGGTCTGTCGTTATATTATACGTATTCGCTTCTCCTGTTTTAACTCTTATGTATGGATCAGACAGCGCAACAGCATTCATTCAACTTCTTGCGCCTTGCTTTTTATTTCATTATTTCCAAAGTCCACTTACCTCTGTTTTGCAAGCTTTAAACTTAGCAAGAGCTGCAATGATGAATACATTTATTGGTGCCATCGTGAAATTAATCGTTATTTTTGTACTAGCATCAAGGCCAGAATTTCAAATGATGGGGGTTGCGCTTGCTATCGCTGCAAATATTGTAACAGTAACATTTCTTCACTACGCTACTGTTTTGAAAAAGATTACATTTACCATTTACGCAAAAGACTATATTTTCGGCGGACTTGCCATCGGTATCGCAGGCGCCTTCGGTTTTTATCTTCATAAATATATTATTTTCTCTCATTCCCTTGGCATACAAACATTATGGGAAATCACTTTAACAACAATTGTTTATATCGTACTTCTCTTCACTTTCAAACTCATTCGAAAAGAAGAGTTAAGTCGCCTCCCTATTATTCGTAAACTTTCATTTTTGAAATAA
- a CDS encoding DUF421 domain-containing protein: protein MEWISVIGRTMLLYIIILIIFRLMGKREIGELSVLDLVVFIMLGEMAVVAIENTDKSLWHQLVPMAFLMCIQIILSVISLKFQRFRHLIEGEPAIIINAGKIAEKKMRNQRYNIDDLMMQLREQGVGDIRDVEYAILEPSGKLSVFQKQKNKQDTLRFTLPLIIDGEIQSSHLQMIEHTDEWLIEKLKNLGYNDITQILYCSFQNGQFFVDLKEN, encoded by the coding sequence ATGGAATGGATATCGGTAATTGGACGGACAATGCTTTTGTATATCATTATCTTAATTATTTTTCGTCTTATGGGTAAACGTGAGATAGGAGAGCTAAGTGTATTAGATTTAGTCGTATTTATTATGCTTGGAGAAATGGCTGTAGTAGCAATTGAAAATACCGATAAATCACTTTGGCATCAATTAGTTCCGATGGCTTTTCTTATGTGCATACAAATCATTTTGTCAGTCATTTCATTAAAGTTTCAACGATTTCGGCATTTAATAGAAGGTGAACCAGCAATTATTATTAATGCGGGAAAGATTGCTGAAAAAAAGATGAGAAACCAGCGATATAATATTGATGATTTAATGATGCAATTAAGGGAACAAGGAGTTGGAGATATTCGGGATGTAGAATATGCTATTTTGGAACCGTCTGGGAAGTTATCTGTCTTTCAAAAACAAAAAAATAAACAAGATACATTGCGGTTTACGCTTCCTCTTATTATTGATGGAGAAATTCAATCTAGCCATTTACAAATGATTGAGCATACAGATGAATGGCTTATTGAGAAATTAAAAAACTTAGGTTATAACGATATAACACAAATTTTATACTGTAGTTTTCAAAACGGACAATTTTTTGTTGATTTAAAAGAAAATTAG